The genomic stretch TTTCACACCCAGTTTCTAAACTCAGAATATCAAGATTTTGATTatttatgttgtgtttttttatGGACAGTGAAGGTTACACAAGCCTGTGGCCTATTTATATCTTAAAATTAGGTGTAGCAAAAGAATACGATCATTTTTCATCCAGTCACATTTTTGCCAAAATGTAAGTTGTAAGAACAAACACAGCCTGAGTGTATTTCTAAAGAATCCTTTTGTTGCTGTGGCAacagcctgcttttttttttttcctcaccatTTGTTTCAGTGTTGAAGAGATCCAGGGCTGAGGGCGTGGGGGCATAGGGAGAGAAAAGGCCGATGCTCACAGCTGCAGCAAGTCCTTGCTGAGGCTGGGGCTGACCAGAGGCTATCACAGATTGGCCAATGGGAGAAGGCAAGCCAGCCCTTTCAGATGCCAGTGTGGCAACATCCTCAGCCACAGATTCAAGAACCGCAGCTGCCCTTTACATTGGCTTGAAGTGCATGATAAGACCTCCGATAGGGGAGAAAGTGCCCACTCAATCATGAGGAGGGTAGCTCAGTCCCTCTTTGTCATGATTTCTTCTCTAGGGGTGATGCTAGgctggaaggagaaaagaaaccaGTTCTTTCCTGTATTTCAGCACTTAGTCTTAGATCAGTGGCTCCTAGACAGCAGTCAAACTATGCAGgaatctctgcctcctgccaatttaaaattctgagtaatttcagaatttttgagATGCTGCATAAGTAACAGGGGTAGGGAGGAAGTTAAAGCTTCCAGACTGGAAAGAGGCAGAAGATCAGCACCAGCCCTCAGGAGTGCTCCCACTTCTTTCTCCTCAGCCTTCCTCCCAGAGACCTTGTGcagagagaaaagtcagaaaaaaactcactggaggccaggatcagtggctcacacctgtaatcccagcactctgggaggcagaggcggatggatcacttgaggtcaggagtttgagaccagcctggccaacatgatgaaatcctgtcaatactaaaaatacaaaaattagccgggcatggtggcgggtgcctgtcatcccaggtacttgggaggctgaggcaggagaatcgcttgaaactgggaggcggaggttgcagtgagccaagatcataccattgcattccaacctgggcaacagaatgagaatctgtctttaaaaaaaaaaaccaaaaaaaaactcaCTGGAGTGTTCCAGTAATACCTGAGAGGCATACTAATCTTTGTGCAATAATGAACACCTTGCCATTAATGTGATGCACACCAGAGTACCAAAATATGTTGGACTAATCCACACGCAGACATGGAATTCACTCAACTAACACCTTATTATAAACTGCATGTAAACAGTCTTGAAGGATACCTGTGCTTTGCTTCTGAATGACTGCCAGATAGGTTTAGTGTTCTGGCCCAAGAAGTCCCACCCCTTCCAGTAAATGGCCACTGGTTTGCTCGAAGGTAGTTAGATCACCATCAAGTTCCTCAGGATAAGAAGCACTCCTACATGACAAACCAGGAGTCTCATCTACATACCAGCAAATCAATAAAGCCCATAATAAAGGCATGAAATCATCGAGGATGTGCAAATACAACAGAGTGAGGGAAAACAGAAATCCTTCTCTCCGGTCAACCAGGCTCTTCAACAGGATTAATAATTTGTGTGTGCTGGCTTCCCTTCAGCTACATGTTTGACTCTTCAAAAGCCTTCAGTAACACTTCTCTGCAAAAGTTTTAagatatacacatgcacacacacacacacacacacacacacgcccctgAGGCACCGTGTGTCCAAGGAGAATAAAGCAGGGACATTTCTCTGACAAGAAAATGATGAATCAATCTTGAAAGCCACGTTTAATATTTCTGGGTGGTGAGATGCCAAGCTGAAGGGGAGAGTCGTCTTCAGAAGTGAGTCAAAAGGGGACAAGGAGCTTCACAGAATCAAACTCTAAGCCTAAAAAATCTAAAGGAAGGTCATATTTTCCAATCTCCCTATTTTTCAGAAGGAGAACGCTGAGACCCGGGGTGGTATATTTATCTCAAGTGAAACTACTAATGAGAAGCAATGCTGAAATACAGAATCCTGGTCTCCCAAATTCCATGAGTGCCTGGGTCACTTGTGGTATGGCTGATCCTGGCAGATGAAGAGATGAGGGACCTGAGACTTGTCCCTTTGGGCCAGAAAGTTTAAAGGGCCTGGTGTCTGGATGGTGTATTCCCCCATGAAAGCAAGTCAGAACTAAGGAGCAGGCCCTCTGTCATTTCTCTTGGCCCATTACTCCCcgtcccccacctccaccctacACAGGGGCCTCCTAAGATTTGAGGAACAGTAAACTTTATCTTATCGGCTGTTTGGGAAAAAACTGTCATTTGATCTGTTTACTTGGAAGCCAGCCCtgctgagctcaagagtttgctATGAGGCCAGCTAGAGTGAATTCATTTGGGGGCTGCTGCTTTACAGCCCTGGACATATGGCTCAGTGCATAGCTTTATTTTGAAGAATCCTGTGCACACAGCTCTAGAATTTGCTGAGGGATGAATCACCTGTGCCCTTCATTTAGGGTTGTAGGTGGGTAACTTTGTCCTGTTAGAGTCTAGATTACTGTCTTGGTTAAAAAGTAGGCACCTGTTTTCTGAATATCAAAGCAAGAGTCTACTCCTCTACTTCTTTGGGGATGTCTTCAAACTCAGccgtgtgttcgtgtgtgtgaaTTTCTGTCACCCAGAACAAGAACCTTGAATCAAACCTAGACAGATTCTTACCCCATTGGTCAGGACCCACCTTTCAAACCCATGTGGGGAAGCCTACGAAAGTTCTGGTAGCAGTGGATGCTTTCCTGCAGCTCATAGCCTTCTTCCTGGGACCACTGTAAAGAGCTCGTGCTTTTCTTTCCACCCATTTCTAATAAGCTCGTTAGTGAGAAATTCCCAGAAAATGGAAGAGTTAGCTTGCATTGTCTgatctgaatgcacagaacattctGTCAGGCTCTAGGAGACAGACAATTTAAACTAGAACAGCACTAAACACAGGGCAGCTGATACTAATTCCTTCCCAGCCCGTGTCTTCCCCACCCAAGCTGAAATCACCTGGGGGCTGGAGCTGAGAGTGGATGGGGGAAGCAGGCTTGCTTCTTAATGAGCACCCCCCGCTTACATTCCTCTTAGCATAAAGTGCTTGCTGCAGGTGGGACTCACGCGCTCCATAATTCCTCAGGGAGTTGCACTGAAGTGGAGAGCATGCTTTTAATttaatgggaaaaacaaaaagtaggagTAGTTACTCAAACTAAAACCAACAACTTAGACCCCGAGGAAATAAGCAATGAGGAGGACCATGTAAGACCACAGAACAAGCCTGTCTTCCTGTGGGGTAAGACAGGGGAAAGAGACCCATGCGAGCAGCACACAAACGTCGCCTAGAACGGAAGGGGCAAAGGAAACCTGAATAGACAGAAAATGGTCTTCTCCAAAACTGGCAGGAAGGGAATGCCCAGTGCCAGAGTGCGCTGCACTGGCAgctctccatccctccatcccacCGTGCCCGGGGTCCTGCCTTCTTACCTGCAATTCCTTGCAACAGCCCACAGACGTTGAAGATGCTTTTCTTCATGATGCTCTGTACACACATGGTGAAGACGGACACCAAGGCCACCATGCAGAGAATAAAGATTCCCACAGCCAGGAAAATAGCTGTGGCCTGCCAGAAGCCGCTGGCGATCTCGCCGAAGCTCTCGGCGTAGGGCCCACACAGCGTGTCCCGCTGGAAGTGCTGCACCCCTGGGTTCCGGATGCAGCGGGCGTAGATGCCCAGGGTGGGGTGGTAGGGTTCTGGGGAGCCCCCGCCCGGGCTCGCCGGCTCCACGCCGCCGCGGCTCCTCGCTTTCCCGATCAGCCAGTCTGCGCTCATGAAGGCAATGAGCTCGGCAAAAGCCACCACAATACTCAGCAAGGTCCAGAGCATCGAGCGACAGGTGACAATGACATGACACATATTGATGTTCCAGGCGAAGAAAGAGTCAGGAGTCCACGGAGTTAATCAAAACAAGAAAGTCGGTGGGGAAGGAGGCTCGGGCGGCCCGGGAAGGAAGTCGCAGCTGCAGTCATTCGCTCCCGCCGCCGGCCGCGTTCATGCTGGGGACAGCGCTCCCGGACCCAGAGCACCGCCTGCGGCCTCACCTAGGGGAGAGGGAGGGCGGTTAGCAGCGCcgccaggccccgccccgcctTCCCGCCGCTCGGCGATACCGTCCAAGCCCGGCCCGTGCCCGCAGAACCCTGCCAGCAAGCCCCGGGCCTGGCCAGCATGCCAGGCGGTTGTTGCACTGACTGCGTTTGTTTCAAGTTCTTCCTGACCTCACTGCACTCAGAACTCTATGTGGCGGTTAACCTTATCTATAGGGAGCACTATGGAAGGAGGCAGCCAGTGTCAGGTCCTGCTCCCAACCAGGGGGCACTGTCCTGGTTGCTGCTGCACTCTTAGGACAGGGCTCCCGCTCCCTCATCTTTTACTGGAAAAAGTCGAACAGCACAGGGATCCAGAGAGAAGGAGGCAAGACTGGCAATCAACTCTattagtaattttttgttttgtttttaagtttgcaAGACTTTTTGTCTGCTGTTTTGGTACTAGGTGAGCTAAGTTTTGAGAAACTTGCACCAAGCGCTTTTGCTTAACAGTAGAGAGTAGCAACACCCCGCTTTTATTTCCTGGAAATTAAATTACTAGCAGAGACATAAGTGTGTTTGCTTCATATGTAAATAAGAAACAAtcccatgaaaaagaataaacaaaacattgCTCCCATAcctatattttatccatttttcacAGGGTGATTTTTAGACAAAATAATTTACACTAATTAAAActcaaagagggaaaaaaaaaccttaagagTTCATGACTTActtgaggaaattatttttaaaagacattaatgACCGTTAACTAAGCATCATTACAACTGAGTGGCCTTGTTGACAACAGAACCTTGTCTATGAAGAATGCATCCCTTGAATTGTCCCAATTCATCCCATGTGCCTCTGCCTAAGCTGCGATTCACCCCAGGTCGGGAACTCAACATGCCCATTGTTTCTCATTTCACAGAGGCCTCATTCTGTCTCCAAGGAGGAGTGACTTCATTACCAGAAGACATTGCTCCAGTGGCTCAAGCCTTCTTCAGAGGAGTCTGGACCCTGAAATGGGGGCCAGCAGGGCTGGTTTGCAGCACCATTTTCTGCCCCATTCCAAGGCCAGGAACAATCACACAGCTCACATTTGGGCACATGGCCCTGCTCTGAATGATTAGATCTCATTAACTGAGGTCAAATCAACTCCATGAGAACTGCAAAGAGCCCCCTGGGAtgctgggagtggggtgaggcaGGGAGTTATCGAAGAGGAAGAGAAGCGGAGAAATAAGGAAGCCCAGTGTCAAAGCTTAAAATGCCTGTTTCTACACCCTGCACCAGCTGTCTGCCTGCTGGCTGACTTCCTAGTGAGCATGTGACTCTACCCATCCCTTGAAAcatgatgtattttaaaatccTCATATCATGGTAGTTGCTATACAAGATGCTATTTTGGGGACACAGCTAGTGCACTACTAGGAACATATGCACTTGTcagggtgtgtgtgcgtgtgtcacAGCGCTGTGCCGAGCACTGGGTAAGGAAAGGGAGTCCATCAGGTATGGGTTCCAAAGCCAGCTCCAGCACTGACCATATGGATGTCTAACTTCTCAGAGCTCCCTCGTCTGAGCTGGTAAGGGTAGCCTACCTCACCAGATTGTTGCAAGGAATGAACAAGAACCTACTGAAGcagccagcacagtgcctgggagagtaagtgctcaacaaatatcaACTCCCTGCCCTCCGAAGCTTTTCCTGTAACATAGATGACACCGTTCAGACAACTATTGATCCAACTGAGGTGCCCAGTAGATTACAGAAACCTGGCCACTGCACACAGAAAACATTAAGCACAGGCTAGTTAGAGATGGACGGAGTCATTCATGTCTAAACTTACCTTGCGGTCTTCAAGGACAGAGTCCTGGTCTTCCTGTTTCCCCACTACCTAACTCAGCTGTCAATCCAACTGGTGGAGATAAATTAGCATTCAGCCAGAAGGTATATCCTACTCCGACTCACTCATTCTCAGCTCCCTCCTCTAGATAGTACCAAATAGAAAGCCTTTTGAGAAAAAAGTTCCTAAGGGCTTTAGAGGAGATTGTTTGTAATGAAAATGATCATTCtaaaagagaacaagaaaatGAGCCACAAGGACTCCCAGGAGGCCCTGAGAGGCTGCACGTGCCCACCAGGCTCACAAATACTTTGGGCCCTCAGGTGGCAAGCCCAGCCTGTTGAGAGCTATAAAGCCTTCCCATTTGATTAGAAAACCATTTTACTGTTATGCACAGACAATCTCTTTCCCATCCCTTTTCTCtgttaaatgtaatttttctttttcttttttcttcttttttttttttttagatggggtctcactgtgtcacccaggctggagtgcagtggcgtgatctcggctcactgcaacctctctgcctcccctctcttgcctcagcatccagaacagctgggattacaagcacacacgaccatgcctggctaaatttttgtatttttagtacagaccgggtttcaccatgttggccaggctggtctcaaactcctgacctcaggtgatccacccacctcagcctcccaaagtgctaggattacaggcgtgtgcaaccGCCCCGGCCTGAATGTAATTTTTCAATGAGAACATTCATATTTGTCCTCTTGCAGAACTGCAGGGCTCCTACAACCTCTCGGGTGACTTGTATCTTAATGACTACTCCAGTGTCCACTGCCCTGGCCAGCAAGCTGTACTCAGAGTGAGGAATGCAATTAGTTTGCAGCTTCTGAAGAAAAAGGCTGTAAAAGTTCAGGACAGGAGAAGATGGGACGTCTGGGCTTAGCAAAATGCCTGAGAACAATTTGAAGGCAGGATTACTTAAGGACCCACATGCTTAAGTTAAAATAATATAGTTCCCTCTCCTTTGTGCTAAAACATTTCCTCATTCACTGCATCAAACTCTCACACCCACACAAGACTGGCTGGGATGAGGGCTTCATTCTTCTGTTTTCAACAGGGGGATAAGATGCTCTGTTCTCCCTAGTAAGTTTGCTAACTGCTACTGTCAGAGGAACAGTCGTGATACGCAAGGCTGACTGACTAAAATCAAGGCTTCCTAGGAgctgtgatatggtttagctgtgtccccacccaaatctcatcttgaattatagctcccataattcccacgtgttatgggaaGGGCccagtggaagataattgaatcatgggggtggatcccccatactgttctcatggtagtgaataagtctcacaagatctggtggttttatacgGGGAACCTCTTTCACttagttctcattctctcttgtctgccaccatgtaagacatgcctttcgccTTCAGCCAcgtttgtgaggcctccccagtcatgcagaactgtgaattcattaaacctctttttcttcataaattacccagtctcgggtatgtctttatcagcagtgtaaaaacggACTAACAGAGGCTGCAAGCAAAGTTCTCAGGGTAGCAGGACAAGGGACCATCTGGAAGTGCAGCAGGGGGCTTCTGCAGTGGTTTGTGCTCTGTCCCAGCTTGGCTAGGTGCACTGAAAGGCAGGTACCTGCTGAGACATCTGTATCCGAGGGGAAAGAGATCCTCATGACAGAACCTTGTTAACCACAGGGATACGAGGCACAGCCCTCCTCGGCCTGGCATCCGTTGCTATTAACCGTAATGCCTGCTTCCACAAAGCCCACTTCATAAACCAGGCCCTCCCTGCCATTCTACCTAAAAGACTTCTCCACGGGCCACTAAATACGTTTCCCCTCGACAACACCTGACCTTACTATCACATCCCAGGTGACTGTGGATAATCTAGACAGCCCTCTGATGTTCAGAAAATGATGACTGGCACAAAGGTTTGCAAAGTAAAGcctcttcacttaaaaaaaaaaaaaagacaaatgagaatCCTGCAGAAACCTACATTAATACCAGAGAATAGGGAGCAAAGAGGAGTTTCTAAATGGCTGGTCTCTGGGAGTCAGTCCTACGTACAGATTCTTCCCAGAGCCCTAATTTGAAAAGGTAGAGTGAAGGTCCTCAGCAGAGCTGAGCCAGGGTTTGTCACTTAGATCCCGGATCTGTCTTTGGCAGCTTCCTGCTGTCAGCAGGGAAGAAAGTATATGTGaagccagaaccacccagtgCCCGCCGGCTGGATCACCCGGACAGAAACTCAGGAGCAAAGTTCACATCTACCTGGAAAGAGTAAGGAAAACCTGAAGGATGTCAATCAAGGCTGCATCAAAAAGCCCTCACTCCTCACCCTGATGGGAACAGCACACCCAAAGAATGGGGCCACGACAAACAATGTTGTGAAGAACACTACCTTGCTTACTCATCCTGGTTCTGTTTTTCAACCTTTTTATGAACGTTTTCAGACATAGATGTAAGTTGGCAAGAACAGACAATGAACACCCACATACCCAACACCCAGATTCGACATTTGTTAACATTTTCCCATATTTGTTCCATCAATCTATagcatacacactcacacattttCTGAACTATCTGAAAATGAGTTGCAGATGTTTTGACACTTCACCCCTAAATACTTTAGCATACACCtcctaaaaataagaacattttcctATATAATCACAACAAGATTAGCACACCCAAGAGAATGGACAATAATCCCCTTATAGCCAAAGCCTAGTTCCTACTCAAATTTCCCTACCCCTGCCCCGTTTTTAATAGCTGTTTTCTTAAAACCATGACTCAGTCACGGCTCATGCATTGCATTTGATTAGGTTCTTTAGTCAAGAATAGTCTTCCCACCCCAACCTATTCCACCCCATCCCCATTATTTTCCCCCTGACATTGACTATTTGAAGATACTGGGCTAGTTGTCCTACAAAATACTTGACAATCTGGATTTGTCGATTTcttcatgatttcatttcaaCTTGTTCTCTATCCTCTATTTCAGAGAAACTGGAAGTTACATCTAAAGGCTAGACTGGTAGATGCTTGGCCGATCTCTGTTTTCATTCTTGCAATCTCCCTCAGACACATGAATCCCGCAAAGGTCAGCAATATGGCCTCCATCCCCGTTTCTTCTGCAAAGATGGGAGGATTAAGAGAATTAGAATGTATGTGCTTTTGCCTTCCAAGAGTTGGAAAGACCCTCCAGAGTGTTGCTTCTTAAAGTGTGGGTTCCTGGACCATCTCCCAGAGGAGAATGACAGCTGCTACCTGTTTTAAAAAGTACGTTCCTGGTCCCCAACCAACCACTGAATCAAACTTTTTGGGTGGtgccagaatctgcatttctaacaagctcccaggagaGCCTTTCACAGAAAGGCCACTGTGAGGCAGCGTGGAAAAGGTCGGTTCCTTGGtactggggaggggaggctgaagggcagaggcaggaggagtgtGACCTGGCTCAGTCAGGACAGACCCAGTGGCCAGACCACCTGTCCGCTGCACAGCTCGTGATGCCTCCCAGGTCACAGGGCCCAGTGACTGTAGGGAAGCCAGCTGTTCTACCAGCTCATCTGTTGTCTGATAATCCTCGTATAGCATGAAATGATCTGCCCAAACATTCAGGTCCTTC from Nomascus leucogenys isolate Asia chromosome 2, Asia_NLE_v1, whole genome shotgun sequence encodes the following:
- the LHFPL2 gene encoding LHFPL tetraspan subfamily member 2 protein; translation: MCHVIVTCRSMLWTLLSIVVAFAELIAFMSADWLIGKARSRGGVEPASPGGGSPEPYHPTLGIYARCIRNPGVQHFQRDTLCGPYAESFGEIASGFWQATAIFLAVGIFILCMVALVSVFTMCVQSIMKKSIFNVCGLLQGIAGLFLILGLILYPAGWGCQKAVDYCGHYASAYKPGDCSLGWAFYTAIGGTVLTFICAVFSAQAEIATSSDKVQEEIEEGKNLICLL